From the Canis lupus familiaris isolate Mischka breed German Shepherd chromosome 27, alternate assembly UU_Cfam_GSD_1.0, whole genome shotgun sequence genome, the window TCCTAAATCCTACAGTTGTTATGCTAGGCCAGTAGTTCATGAGcttggctgcacattggaatcacttGGGTAGCTTTAATTCATCCTAGCTACACTCTGGACCAATGGGATCAATCTCTTGCAGGAGACCCAGACATCAGTGCTTTTAAAACTTGAAGTGTTTTCAACGCCTGGTCAAGTTTGAGAGCAGGTAAATCAAGTAATCTTCCAAATCAAAGGTGTGAATCCAGCCAGCCCTGGGCCTAAATCTGATATGGACCTATGCACCTGGATGGCTGGGCCACCTTTCTTCTTTGGGTTCTTACCTCCACAAGCTGGTAGCCTTGTTGGCAGGTGGCAATGAAGTAGTCACGGAACTGGTATTGGGGCTGTACATCCTGGATGATGGTGAACTTGTCTAAGGTCTTGGGCTGGGGGCACTTGATGACTGTTGGGGAGACCAGAGGACATGTTTATTTCAGAGCCACTGTCCTTTCTACACATCTGATTGTGCCCTGATGCTGACCAGTGAGAGAGGCCCCCCAGGCAACCTTACCTTCAGTGACATAATGCAGCTTCCAGCCTCGGCTGTCACCCGACTCATCTGTGAAGAACAGCAGATCCACGGCATTGCTGCTAGTGTCAAAGTCAGTGGGTCTTTTCTTCCCACAGAACTCGCCGATGTTCCTCCCATTGGCATAGATCTGGTGGGCAAGAGGAAAGGGCCATGTCTCCAATTCAGACATTTTCCCACTGGAccaggatggtggtggtggtgggaactCTGCTTTTTGCATATGTTTTCAGCCGGAGGAGAAAAGGGATCCCCAGGACCTACTTGTAGTTGTGTGGGAACTTGCCTAGCTCCTGTGTGATGCTGGTTATTCCTGTCCCAGCTGGCCAGAGGATCTAGTGGGaagtggggaagaggggaggggagggagaggaaggaggtcTCTAAGGGAGGAGCTTGGCTATACCTGTAGCTGGTCATAGGGGCAGTGTACTTGCTGGTGGTCATCGATTTCGAAAGGCTCCAGGAACTTGAGGTGGAGGGTGAGGCCACGCTCCACCCGGATGCTGTAGTTGCAGCGCAGGTCAGGAGGGTAGGGTTGGGGGTACTCCAGGCTGGAGACGTAGCCCGATGGCTCTGTGAACAGCTCATTGCTGCACTCAGCTATGAGAGCAGAGCCAGCCGGGGGTCACCAGGGACTCTCTGGCTGGCCCCACAAGCCATCGCTCAGTGCCTCCCACCCACAGTGCCCCGACCTCACCCTGGCAGGAATGCCCATCCTTCTGAAGTTCATAGCCTGGACGGCAGGTACAGAAGTAGCTGCCCACGTAGTTATGACACAGGTGCTGGCATTGGGGCTGGAGATTCTCCTCAAGTGAGTTGAGCTGGGAAGCACATTCATCGAGGTCTGGAAGACATTCCGGAAGGAAGAGTTAAATCCTTGTCTGCCAGGGACTTCTGTAATGGCTCTTCTGTCAGAGAGGTCAGTCACCAGAGGTCTAGAGATAAAATCATCTCCTGGCCACCTGAAACTCcaggcctccccctgccctcttttttttttttttgagtggggggttggggacagcagagggggagggagagagtgaatcttaTGTAGGCTTCCcgtccagtgcagagcctgacacagggctcgatgtcacaaccctgagatcatgacctgagctgaaaccaagagtcagacacttaactgactgggccccCCGGGCACCCCAACTTCAGGCCTCTCTCATGCTTTCTGGGAACTGCTCAATGGTGACAGAATCCAGGTTGGCAGGCTTCTCCTGGTAAAAGCTCTcttcagagggaaaagaaggaaggataggCTTCCTGTTTCAATGGATTCGAGATTCCCCTTCTCTGGTCCCCATTGAACACCCTCAGGCCAGGCAACAAGGCACCTGGGGGCCACTCACCCACAGCCTGGTAGTAGGCCAGGAAGCCCTTGTGGAACATAATGGTGCCATTCTCCTCGTTGGAGAAGTCTGTGTGGAAGGTCAGCTGCATCTTGTTCCCTTGAGACACGAATTCCCTTGCTTCTGGGGGGTTGCCCAGTGGAGAACCCAGCTGCCCACAGAACCTCCCCAGAGTTTTTTTGTCAGCAGAGATCTGGTGGAGAAAGGACAAGGGGTGGGAAGAAGAGCTGTTGAGGAGACACGTCCCATGCGGAAGGTCAGCAAAGGCCTCCTCTTGTCCCAGAAAGCGAGCGGTGCCCCACTGCTGGACCAGCTTCCGCCTGCTTTCTCCCCGTGGGGCTCTGGCTATTGTAAACTACCCCCAGtgattgttttgttgttgttgttcccctGGTGACTTTCATCTTTTCAGCGGAGTCTTCAGTGGCTAACTCCTTGCACGTTACCCTGTGCCCGGTACATCGCCCTTTCCCTTGTTCTGTGTCGCCCAGCATGTGTCAGACCGTTCTTCATTTCCGCCACCTCCCATGCTCATCTTCCCCTGGAATCCTGGTTGTCTCTACCCAGCCATTAGCATCCCTTCATTCCTGGAGCCCGGAGTGGTCTGCTTTATTTTCTATCCAGCTACTTCACCTCACCTTATGCAAACCATTCACGTCCAGCCATGCCTTCTGATACACTCAGCTGAGGGTGAGCCTCTCCAGCCCCTGCCTGGGCCAACTTCACCTAGCTTCCCTTATCTCTTTCTTCACAGGTTCCTTAACCCCTAGAAATGGAAGACATTCTGCCCCCACTCCATCCCTCGCTATCCCTGCCACCAAGacccctccccgcagccctgcAAACTTCTCTAGTCCTCTGGCCTGGGAAACTATCATTTTCATGCTATTCTCTCATAACCTCCAGAAGGTCTCCTGGGAGTGGTATTCACTGCTTGTGTGTAGGCTTTACTTGAATCCTGAATCAGGAAcctcatttttattcatatagAAAGTTGAGACTGGGAAAGTACACTTGCTCATTACAGAGGCGAGGAGACTGAGCCCACTGACCTTGCTGAGGGTTATGATTGGGCTACCACCATCCACATTTCTGTTCCCCACGTTCCTGTTTAGGAAGGCAGCCATGTGATATTCTACATggaaacagggaaactgaggcacagctgTTTCCAAAGACTCTCAGCAAGTCAGCAGATAAGGATGGTTTTTCTGACTCCTTAAGACAGAATTTCCTGGAAGTGGGGCCTGTGATTCCTTCCTCTGTGTTTCTCCCTTCCGTGCTCACTGAGGGCCTCTAAACCCAGTGGATATCCCATCCATGGTGTCACCTGACTCTCAGGACTCCACTGGGCCATCAGCTCTTGCAGGGCTGGGGCTGTGtccatggtgggggtgggggtggggatgctaTCCAAGGTGGTTAGAGTACAAGTCCTCAGTTTCCAGAGATacccaggcctccctctgccctcccaacCGGATCCCCTACCTTGACATAGTCATACAAACAGCCTTCGGAAGGCTCCAGGTCAAACTGCCAGAAGACAAGCTTCACCCTGAATCCTGTGGGCACTGTAATCACAGTGGTTTTGTCAAGGTTGTTGGGGTAAGGCTTGGGGTACAGAGGAGAAGTCACTTCCCCAAAGAGCTTCTGTGAAAgggggatggagccccccatatTGCAGAACAGGATCGGCACCAGGAGATAAAAGAGCCACCTGCCGAAAAGAAAGTGGGTGTCTAGTGCTGGAGGGGGGTAGCACCCCTACATTTGGGCAGCGACTGGGGGAGGGATTGGGATGGTCATACCGCTCAGCATTTTCCTCTCTGGCCATTTTACACCTTACAGAGATTTTCTAGGTGGGggtgggtgaaggggagaggctGGTCTTTGCAGCCGCTGCATTGGGTGTTCCTCCCCTCAGGGCAATGTCCAGTCTAGAGGTTATcatactccctctgcctgtctccccatcctcccctgccctctcccaccactctcctcctcttcccgGAATAGGGCTGGCTTGGGACCAGTTAATTGAAGCTGAGGGTTACCAGTCATGGCTCTTTGATAGGGCTCCCAAAGGCTCAGCAGAGACCTCTGGAAGAAACAGCCTATGGAATACGGATGGAGTCATGCACAGAGCATTCTCCTCCTGGGCACAGTGGATCCTCTCCTCTTGCTGCTCCCCTGCTAGGAGCTGCGTGGGAGAAGGGAACATGGCCATCATCTCATGGGTCTAAGATCTCCTTTTGTCCtcaggaggagggatgggggggaTGTATTGACATGTGCACGCTTGTGTGTAAGGGAATAGGTAAGGTGTATGGAGAGGGAGGGGTGTTCCTATCTTCCTGAATGAATTTGGGAAGGGTTGCCTTCCATGCCCAGGATTCTCTCCtctggcttctccctccctcctgggtccccaTCAGCCTTACTCACATTTCTCAAGGCCTGTCTTTGGATCCTGGACTCTGCTGACAGTGTCTTCATCCACTCCGTATTGAGGGAGAGAGCGGTCATGCAGGGGAGGGAAGGCGGAGGGAATGActgtggaggggaaggaggggaccaTTCCCGGAGGAATGTTGTAGGGAATGAACTATTTGCATAAAcaaaaccgaaaaaaaaaaaaaaaaaaaaaaacccagtttcCAGTTTAATATAGTTTTGGTTTTGAAATCCCTGATGGTGGTGCCACCTGCTGGCCGGCCAGGGGAAAGGCTCAGGAGATGGGCCTGAGTTTTTAGCCAGGAGAAAGCCCTCGGTGGGAAGGCCAGACCTCTCGGTTTCTAAATCTGATCTGAAGTCTACCTTTCTTCGGGGACTGCTCCTATGACAAAGGCAACGGAAATTGAAGTTGGGGGTTGGGAGCTCTTTCTCTGCATTGCCCTGTTCCATTAATCCGGTTCTTCCTGTCCTTAGTCACCCAGGACTGGCGAGGCTTTTAAGGTCCAGGACGAGGTAACAAGAACAACAGTGAGGCAGAGAAGGCATTGCGGGAGCAGATGGAAGAGAATGGAGTTTGGTTGCATTGGGGCCCCAACCTACATCCCCCATGAATGACTTAAATATGGAACACTGATTGCTATGCCTGGGTGACCCTACAGCAGCACTAGAGTCTGTTTTAAAGCCTTTCCTCCCAACTTCAATGAAGTTAAGCCTGCCAGTGAATTTGGCTGTTCTAGAGGCAAGGCAAGGGAAGCTGAGTGAGGGTAGAGACATCCTCTTCCCCTCGGCATCTGGTTTGAGCCCCTGAGCGTCAGTCTGTCTAGGGCTAAGCAGACAGTGTGGCTGTGGACCATTGGTGACTCAGTCTTTCTTTGAGAAAGCCAggctcctgggagggagggggtgggcctCTAGTTTCTCCTGTGCTCCAGATCCTAGTCTCCTAATTTAAAAGTTTGCTCTCTGTGGAAGCCTTATTTCTCAACTCTCCATGGCTCAAATGCCCTATGGCCCTGGATTCCAGAGGGAGGCTCAGACTGGCCCTTGTAGCCTATCCTGCTTGTTTCTCCAATTGGATTAATCCCTCCTTTcctccacccacctgcccacTCATCCATCCGTGTATGGATTACctattacatgccaggcacttttcCAAGCAGTGGATTGCAAGGACTCACAAAAAGATGGTGCAGTTCACCATTAGGCAGTGACTAAGTCATCACTGCATGTAGTTCGAGAGCAGGTATAGGAAGATGGGAGGTCAGCCAAGGTGTGGAGGGTTCCCCCAGCAGGCCTACAGTGTCAGAGCTGAGGAAAGAACCTGATAGCAGGGCTGATCCATGACATAATCCCTGACATGACCCATGACCTTGTCAGGTCAAGAAGGACAAAAGATAGATGAGAGGTTAAGGACCTGATCGGGAGACAAGAAAGATGGGGGGTATTGTCCAGCAAGTTGCACATTAGCATTCGGAcagtactgtgtgtgtgtgtgtgtgtgtgtgtgtgtgtgttgcgtTCATAGCGGAGGCAGAATGGCAGAGATCACAGATAAGGAGCAGGTGGTCCAAGAAGGTAAGTCTTAGCTGACGtttctcatccatccatcccaggCATTCTGAGTTCTGTGCTGGCATCATAATCTCAAGTGACAAACCTGGGCCTGCCTCATCAGTTTGGTCCCAGCCCTGTCTCCCCCCTGCCCCGTCACTCAAGGGAACCCTTACTTGCACATTTACTGTATACCCTTGACTTATACCAAggatagaaagaagaaatggctGTATGTGGATTGTCTCTgcactggtttatttatttattttgaatggataaataaattgtggtttattcatacaatggaataatatacaACATAAAGAATTTCACAAATCTTCACATTTTCAGATACATTAATAAACAAAAGTAGCAAAtcacaaaaatatgtaatatgtgaTGTCAATTTTATAAACTTCAACATAAGCAAAATTATTCAATATGATAAAAGTCAGAATAGTGTGTATATGTAGGCAGATACTGACTCTGAAGGGCCCTGAGGAAACTTTCTGGAGTGCTGGGGATTTCCATAACTTGATCTAGGTAGTGGTTTTATGGatgtatatatatgagaaaaaaataaaactttcctatTAAAAGATTAGTATACCATACACAATAAATGTATGCTATACctgaattaaaaagtataaaaccaaACTTGATGTCAGTCAATGCATATTTGTTGGGAATTTGACAATGTGCTAAAAAAGTTATTCATGATAAAGAATAGAATTTATGTTCTAGccaagaatttttataaaattgcaggataaaattggaagaaaaacattataaatgCCTCAAAATTACCTAAAGCAATtcgaatttcttttttttaatttttttaaattggagttcaatttgccaacatatagcataacacccagtctGCATTGGTTTAAAAACCAGTATTGAAGACAGTgtctattttattcttccttcctcttagGTTTGGATTCTGGAAGAATTAAGTTTCTCTCTTAAAGTAGTGGTAGGTTTCCTTTTGTGGCTCTATCTATATTTAGATATCTAGCTCTATATAAATCTACAGGTATATACCTAAATATATATGCCTAGATATAtacctagaaagaaaaaaaccatcattttttcttttatttttaaaagattttatttatttgtttgagagagagggacagcttgagagaagaagagagagcatgagtaggcggagggggagagaaaataggagaagcagaatccttgcctagcagggagcttgatgccgGGTTCTgtgtcaggaccctgagatcatgacctgagccaaaggcagatgcttaactgactgagccgccaggGGCCCAGAAACATCatgttttcaataataaaaataagtaaaaaatacatggtcattaaattaaatttagcaaATGCAGAAGAGTAGGGGAAAACAAACGGCCAAAATTATACCACCTAAGACAACTTCTGATTAATATTttagagtgtttttattttaatttttaaatttttattatttttaaagattttatttacttattcatgagagacacacagagagagggagagagagaaccaggatccatgcacagagcccaatgtgagactcgatcctgaccctgggcccaaggcagacacttaactgctgagccacctaggcatccttagaggtttttttgtttgttttttttttaagattttatttatttattcattagaaacagagaaagagagagacagagagagacagacagacagacacacacacacacacacacacacacaggcagagggagaagcaggctccatgcagggagccccatgtgggactcgatcccgatccccggtcttcaggattacaccctgggctgaaggcggagctaaaccgctgagccacccaggctgccccctagAGTTTTTAATAGCCTTTTATACTATAAgtttaaaatggtttatttttaaagattttatttattcatgagagacacacagagagaggcagagacgcaggcagagggagaagcaggctccccacgggaagccccatgcagggctccatcctggaccctgagatcatgtcctgagccaaaggcagacgctcaaccactgagccacccaggtgtccctaaaaatggtttaaaaaattgaagtaacCATATGTATGAACAATTTTGAATCCTGCTGTTTTTCAAAGACCAGTttaacctttattatttatttaagacttatttatttcagatttagAGAGTGTGTACACGAGTGGGAGGGgcggaggaagagagagagagagaatctcaagcatattcCTTGCtgagccccaggtagggctccagctcataactctgagatcactaccaagagttgggcacttaaccaactgtaccacctaggcgccccaaaGATCAATTTAACCTTTAGCCATATAGCTAACTTGACCTTCAATGCTAGCAAATTTGCTATCTTCTATTTTAtggtattaattttctatttccattgaaCAATCATATTCTACTTGTATCTTTCACTGTAAATCATCTCAAGTCCTTACTAAAAGTGAAAGAGTTGGTCTTCTCAGGGGGCGCCCACACCCAGGTGTCCAGCAGCACTGGGGGGGTGTCTGCCCAAGCATCCAGCCCAGTGTGGGCTCATCTTGGTGTCTGCAGGAGATGGGGCCAGCAGGAAAGTGTGAGCCTGGTGTTGTCATCTTCACTGAAGCAGGAATTCCCAGGGGAACCTGTAAGGATGTGGGGATTGGGATGGGGAAGCAGAGTAGGTGTTGAGGACAATCAGGAGGTATCCTGGTGTACTGGAAGGCATATGGCCTTTGCAGTCCTCTACTGGCTGCGGGTTTGGGGCAAGTCACATCATctccctgggcttcagtttccctgTTTGTGAAATGTGGCCAATAACACCTCCATTGCAAACTTGGTTTGAGGAGTCAACGAAATAACCCGTGAAGCGCCTATTATGCAGAACAGCTAAACCAAAACGGGCCACTTACTATAATTGCAGCTAGGAGATATGGTGGGTGGTGAAGCCAATAGTTTGAATGTGTGAAGGCCAACTAAAGGGGCTTTGGAACGTTTCCGAAAGAAAAGCAATTAAGACCACATCCCCCATACTCCACTTGAACAGGGGGACGTGAAGGTGACTGTCTCCCGGGAGAGTACAGAAGAAGCAGTGTCAGCAGAACGTGAAATTTAAAGCGAAACTGGCTGAGATGTCCAAGGCTTCCCTGGGCAGAGCACAAACTAGCAGAaaggtagaggaggaggaggaggaggaggaggaggaggaggaaggggcattaggaaggaggaggaggaggaggagcagcagcaggaggaaggggcattAGGAAGGAGGAGGACTTTCTCTCGCACAGGGGACAGGGCAGCAGTCACTTGAATAGCGAttctctgcccccatccccaacCCTGAGCCCAGTCCTGCTCCTAACCCTCTCTTGGGGGACCTCCACAGCTGAGTGTCACCGCTCAAGGGTCCCCAGGGTCAGTCCTTCCCATCCATCACTCCCTTGATCCAGTCCAGGTAGTTGAGCACTTTGGTGTAGAAGCCATAGCCCTTGCCACACCCGATGCCCCAGGAGACGATGCCCGTGGCCACCCAGTGATGGGCACGCTCATCCCATACCACATAGACGCCGCCACTGTCCCCCTGGCAGACGCTCTGCTGCCTCATCTTATCCCCAGCGCAGAACATGTTGGCAGAAAACACCTCGGATCTCTGCTTGTCTTGGAGCCAGGCCTGGCAGGCGGCTCGCGGGGCGACGGGCAGCCTCGAGTACTTGAGCTCAGTGGTTAACCAGCCCAGGTCCACGCCGAAGCCGCTGACGTAGCCCCACACGCCGCTGCGGTAGAGGGCCTCGCGCTCGGGCAGGCAGACGGGGAGCAGGCTGGGCCCGAGCGGCACGCGGCGCTGGAGCTCCAGGAGCGCCAGGTCCCCGTCGAAGTTGCAGGACTCGTGCTGGCGGTAGTCCGGGTGCACCACCACTCGGCGCACCGGGTGGCTCCCCCGCCGCAGCATCTCGTCGATGCTCGTGTGGCCCAGGAACACATGCACGCTGCGGTTCTTCCCGAGGAGGACGCCGTCCTTGGGATGGATGGTGTGGGCGGCAGTGAGGATCCACCTGTC encodes:
- the C1RL gene encoding complement C1r subcomponent-like protein isoform X6, translated to MSSSRCLVSQLGNDLWRSPQSTGCPGKMWWLLLWGVFQACPTQGSVLLAQQLPQQLTSPGYPEPYRKGQESSTDIEAPDGFAVRLVFQDFDLEPSQDYVNHSRRPISQASGASKAISTRGDPDPLKIQNHCCREPYYQAVPAGTLNCTRQNPWKETQDRKELPHCVPVCGRPVAPIAQSQEAAGSSRAKLGNFPWQAFTSIYGRGGGALLGDRWILTAAHTIHPKDGVLLGKNRSVHVFLGHTSIDEMLRRGSHPVRRVVVHPDYRQHESCNFDGDLALLELQRRVPLGPSLLPVCLPEREALYRSGVWGYVSGFGVDLGWLTTELKYSRLPVAPRAACQAWLQDKQRSEVFSANMFCAGDKMRQQSVCQGDSGGVYVVWDERAHHWVATGIVSWGIGCGKGYGFYTKVLNYLDWIKGVMDGKD